The following nucleotide sequence is from Nitrososphaerota archaeon.
GTGTCAGCCAAGCACGCTGCGACATGCATATGCGTCGAGTACAGGTTGTTTTCGCACACGAAGACCACTGGCAGTCTTCTTAACCCTGCTATGTTCATTGACTCATACCAGGTGCCCTCGTTCACCGCACCGTCCCCGAAGAAAGCTACAGCAACACGATCCTGTCGCCTCAAAGAGAAGGCTAATGCGGCTCCAACAGCCAGCGGAATAGAGCCTGCTACTATGGCGGAGCTTCCGATGAAGCCTACTTCAGGAGAGGAGAGATGCATCGAGCCGCCCCTGCCCCTTGAGCAGCCTGTCACCCTGCCGTACAGCTCAGCCATTAACGCGTTCAAATCACCGCCTTTAGCGATGTAGTGGCCGTGCGACCGGTGAGTGCTGAAAACATAATCGTCTAGGCGTAGAGACGCTGAGACCCCTGTTGCCACAGCCTCCTGCCCGATGTAGAGGTGGCTTGGACACAAAATCTCGTTCTTCTGAACCAGCTCAGCAGTCTTCTCCTCGAAGAGACGAATTCTGAGCATCATCCTGTATAGCTGCTTCAAGATGTCCTGAGGTGGACTAGACTGCTGCGGCTGCTTCTCCGCCTTCTTCTGCATGCTGTGAGGAGCCTCTAAGTTAGAGCGTGATTCTTTCTTCAAAACCGAAATACCTGTACTGCTGGATGAACCGTTCAAGACCGTCCTCGATGTTGACCTGAGGCACCCAGCCTAGGAGCTTCTTCGCTCGGCTCGAGTCCGCTATAAGCCGCTCCACTTCACCGATTCTTGGAGAAATATGTACAGGCTTTAAACTCTTGCTTTTACCGCAAATCTTGATAATCAGCCGCGCCAACTCAGCTATCGAAACCTCTTTGCCGCTGCCGAAGTTAATCGGCTCCAGCAGAGGCTGCTCATGCTTAAACAACAGATCATAGGCGCGAACCGCATCATCGATGTAGATGTAGTCTCTTGTCTGGGCGCCGCTGCCGTATATGACAGGTGGGAAACCGCTTAACACGCGTCTCGTGAAGATTGAGATTACGCCACCGTAACCGACATCCTTCTGCCTCGGACCATAGGTGTTGAAGAACCGCGGGATACACACATTCAAACCGTAGGTTTTACCGTAACTGTAGCAGAGTCTATCAGCTGCAATCTTGCTTGCACCGTAGGGGTGAGGCGCATTCAACGGATGCGTCTCAGTGATCGGCACCTGCATCGCTGAGCCGTACACCTCGCTTGAAGAGGCCTGAATCACCTTGGTGCAGTCGTGAAGCCTAGCCATCTCCAAAACATTCTGGGTGCCTAGGACATTAATGTCTAGGGTGAGTTTAGGCTCGACGTAAGACCGGTCCACGTGAACCTGTGCAGCGAGGTTGAACACCACTTCAACCTCATGCATAACCCTTTCGAGGAGAGCGGTGTCACGGATATCCCCCTTGATCAGCTTGAAGTTACGATAGTCAAGCAGATGCTTAACGTTCGTGAGGCTTCCGCTCAGAAAATTATCGAGACAGTAAACGGTATGCTCCTCTTTAACATACTTCTCGCAGAGACTACTCCCTATGAAACCGGCTCCGCCGGTGACAAGTATCTTCATCTACTCTGCTACCTCTCCGTTAAATCCACATAAAGTTTTTCCATCCCATCCATCGCCTTCCAGTAGTTAAGCCGATCCTCAATAATCGCGCGATTAGCTTTACCGAACTTCTCCCTAACATGCTTGTTCTTCAAGAGATAAATCAGCTTCTCAGCCAAAGACTCAGGGCTCTTCAAAGGAATAAGGTAACCATTCTCACCATCAGCCACCCACTTCCGGTTATCACCGAAATCCGTAATCACCACAGGCAGCCCAGAAGCCATCGCCTCAGCTGTGCTAGCGGACAACCCAGCGTCAGAGAGAGAGGTCGAAACGTAGATGTCCGCAGAAGCCACATACTTAGGAACCTCCTCGAACGGAATAGGCCCCGTGAAAACCACACTACCGGAAACCTTCAGGGACTCCGCTAACCCCTTCAGAAACTCAGCCTGAGAACCCTTACCAGCTACAACAAACCGCGTGTCAGGAACCTTCGCCAACACAAGCGGAACCGCCCTCACAAAAGTCTCAATATCGTAAATCGGCTCAAGATTCCTAATACTGAAAATAATCGGAGAGTCGCCGTGGCCACTGCTTATCTTCTCCCTGATCTCGACGCTACGCTTCTCCGGACTAAACTTCTTAGGATCCGTCCCAAAGTAAACAACATGAATCTTCGATTCCTCAGCACCCAGCTTCGTCATCGCCCCAACCATATGATCAGCATCACAAGTAATTGTATCAGCCTTGGTCAAAGCGCGGTTAACCATGTGACCGAGTATCCCCCCGTATTGACCGGGGTTGATCAGAATATCCGAGCCCCACGCGGTCAAAACAAACGGGTGGAAACCTGTCCGTGCACCGATATAACCGTAGTTCGAAGCGTAATGCGCATGCAGAATATCCGGCCGCTCCTTTGCGAGAATCCCCTTAACATAGGAGATGGCGCAGGGAGAAATCGCGTACTTGAACGAAGACTCAGCCTTCGCAAGCGGTATCGAGATGCCTCGCTTCAACCGGTACTGCCTAACATCAAACGCATCATCAGCCTCGCTCGTAATAGCGAAAACCTCATGCCCACGCATCTTGAAGAAGTTCATCCAACGCTTCGTATGACTAGACTGACAATTAGCAAGATAAGCAATCTTCATCCGTAACCGATCCCTCTCTTTAATATACCGTAATGGGCAAG
It contains:
- a CDS encoding thiamine pyrophosphate-dependent dehydrogenase E1 component subunit alpha encodes the protein MKKESRSNLEAPHSMQKKAEKQPQQSSPPQDILKQLYRMMLRIRLFEEKTAELVQKNEILCPSHLYIGQEAVATGVSASLRLDDYVFSTHRSHGHYIAKGGDLNALMAELYGRVTGCSRGRGGSMHLSSPEVGFIGSSAIVAGSIPLAVGAALAFSLRRQDRVAVAFFGDGAVNEGTWYESMNIAGLRRLPVVFVCENNLYSTHMHVAACLADTDIHRKAEMFGMLCHSYGNTNVVEVYVTAKKVIEAARRGEGPSLIECMTYRWRGHVGPNYDLDKGLRSKEELDQWMAKDPINRLEKQLLQNKLLTERDVQRIRGEIQKAIDDSVVYAKKSPFPDEKTLLNNVFKEKIN
- a CDS encoding GDP-mannose 4,6-dehydratase; protein product: MKILVTGGAGFIGSSLCEKYVKEEHTVYCLDNFLSGSLTNVKHLLDYRNFKLIKGDIRDTALLERVMHEVEVVFNLAAQVHVDRSYVEPKLTLDINVLGTQNVLEMARLHDCTKVIQASSSEVYGSAMQVPITETHPLNAPHPYGASKIAADRLCYSYGKTYGLNVCIPRFFNTYGPRQKDVGYGGVISIFTRRVLSGFPPVIYGSGAQTRDYIYIDDAVRAYDLLFKHEQPLLEPINFGSGKEVSIAELARLIIKICGKSKSLKPVHISPRIGEVERLIADSSRAKKLLGWVPQVNIEDGLERFIQQYRYFGFEERITL
- a CDS encoding glycosyltransferase — its product is MKIAYLANCQSSHTKRWMNFFKMRGHEVFAITSEADDAFDVRQYRLKRGISIPLAKAESSFKYAISPCAISYVKGILAKERPDILHAHYASNYGYIGARTGFHPFVLTAWGSDILINPGQYGGILGHMVNRALTKADTITCDADHMVGAMTKLGAEESKIHVVYFGTDPKKFSPEKRSVEIREKISSGHGDSPIIFSIRNLEPIYDIETFVRAVPLVLAKVPDTRFVVAGKGSQAEFLKGLAESLKVSGSVVFTGPIPFEEVPKYVASADIYVSTSLSDAGLSASTAEAMASGLPVVITDFGDNRKWVADGENGYLIPLKSPESLAEKLIYLLKNKHVREKFGKANRAIIEDRLNYWKAMDGMEKLYVDLTER